A part of Caldicellulosiruptor owensensis OL genomic DNA contains:
- a CDS encoding DeoR/GlpR family DNA-binding transcription regulator: MFAEERKSKIAQMIKSGQSVKVSELAKLFGVSESTIRRDLAELETLGIIKRTHGGAVNNFLTSFEPSFAEKEDKFAKEKEYIGKLAASFIHDGDTIILDSGTTTQYIARNITAKNVVIITNSVNIAYELSNNENVEVIITGGVIRTKTKALVGDIAQNVLKQFRVDKAFVAANGVSIEFGVTTPSHVEAAIKRAMIENAKEVFLVADSSKFGQVTFSLICPVQRLDYIITDKMDERQKSEYEKLGVKVIT, from the coding sequence ATGTTTGCAGAGGAAAGAAAAAGCAAAATAGCGCAGATGATAAAAAGTGGGCAGAGCGTTAAGGTTTCAGAGCTTGCAAAGTTGTTTGGTGTATCAGAGTCTACTATAAGAAGAGATTTGGCTGAACTTGAAACTCTGGGTATTATAAAGAGGACTCATGGAGGGGCTGTTAACAATTTTCTAACCTCTTTTGAACCTTCGTTTGCAGAAAAAGAAGACAAATTTGCTAAAGAAAAGGAATATATTGGAAAACTTGCCGCAAGCTTTATTCACGATGGTGATACAATTATTCTTGATTCTGGTACAACCACACAGTATATAGCAAGAAACATAACAGCAAAAAATGTGGTTATAATAACAAATTCGGTAAATATAGCATACGAACTTTCGAACAATGAAAATGTTGAAGTGATTATAACAGGAGGAGTTATAAGAACAAAAACAAAAGCTCTTGTTGGAGATATAGCCCAAAATGTGCTAAAACAGTTCAGGGTTGACAAAGCTTTTGTGGCAGCAAACGGAGTATCAATAGAATTTGGGGTTACAACGCCAAGCCATGTTGAAGCTGCTATAAAAAGAGCAATGATAGAAAATGCAAAAGAGGTGTTTTTGGTTGCAGACAGTTCAAAATTTGGTCAGGTTACTTTTTCTCTCATATGTCCTGTGCAAAGGCTTGATTATATTATAACTGATAAAATGGATGAAAGACAAAAGTCTGAATATGAAAAACTTGGTGTGAAGGTCATAACGTAA
- the pfkB gene encoding 1-phosphofructokinase, with protein MIYTVTLNPAIDMTVYIDTLKKGQVNRSRYCLMDAGGKGINVSKVIKALGGQSIVLGFLGNDNKDWFLKYLKEMQLDFDFIFVDGLTRTNIKIVETSQKIYTDLNQNGFEVKKKDINHLFEKIDKIAKADDIFVVSGSLPPGADEEVYAELIRILKQKGAKVIFDADGKALKSGVLEKPDVMKPNIHEFKCLFDVDENDLNSIVNSAKKLIESGIKKVLISMGAKGAVFVTENMELFAKAAEAKIKSTTGAGDSMVAAISYGLSQNMDDVSIFKLALACAAAKVSKEGVKPPEKKEIKKFLEKISLEKLGEVKWI; from the coding sequence TTGATTTATACAGTTACACTAAATCCAGCAATAGACATGACAGTTTACATCGATACTTTAAAAAAAGGTCAGGTAAATAGGAGCCGTTATTGTTTGATGGATGCTGGTGGTAAAGGTATCAATGTTTCAAAGGTTATAAAAGCCCTGGGCGGGCAGTCAATTGTTCTTGGTTTTTTGGGAAATGATAATAAAGATTGGTTTTTGAAGTATTTAAAAGAGATGCAGCTTGATTTTGATTTCATTTTTGTAGATGGACTTACACGAACAAACATCAAGATTGTTGAGACGAGTCAAAAAATTTATACCGACCTTAATCAAAATGGTTTTGAAGTGAAAAAGAAAGACATAAATCATTTGTTTGAGAAGATAGATAAAATAGCAAAAGCTGATGATATCTTTGTTGTATCAGGAAGTCTTCCGCCTGGTGCAGACGAAGAAGTATATGCGGAGCTTATAAGAATACTAAAACAAAAAGGCGCAAAGGTTATATTTGATGCCGACGGAAAAGCGCTTAAGAGCGGTGTTTTAGAAAAACCAGATGTTATGAAGCCCAATATCCATGAATTTAAATGCCTTTTTGATGTTGATGAAAATGATTTAAATTCTATTGTAAATTCGGCAAAAAAGCTTATAGAAAGTGGGATAAAAAAGGTTTTGATTTCAATGGGAGCAAAGGGTGCAGTTTTTGTGACAGAGAACATGGAACTGTTTGCAAAAGCAGCTGAGGCTAAAATAAAAAGTACAACAGGTGCAGGTGATTCAATGGTTGCAGCTATTTCTTACGGGCTTTCGCAAAATATGGATGATGTATCTATTTTCAAACTTGCTTTAGCCTGTGCAGCGGCAAAAGTTTCAAAGGAGGGTGTAAAACCTCCTGAAAAAAAGGAGATTAAAAAGTTTTTAGAAAAAATAAGTTTAGAAAAGCTGGGGGAAGTAAAATGGATATAA
- a CDS encoding PTS sugar transporter subunit IIA, producing MDIKTLFSPSRMSFDLQAKTKEAVIEELIELLYKDGKISDKEKFKKAVMKREEEFSTGIGMGIAIPHGKDSSVLEPCVAFGVSKKGIDFDSMDGEPAYIFFLIAVPENADDTHLHVLSFISRKLMHEDVRKKLYNAESFEDVISAFEEK from the coding sequence ATGGATATAAAAACTTTGTTTTCACCATCACGAATGAGTTTTGATTTGCAGGCAAAAACAAAAGAAGCAGTTATCGAAGAGCTCATCGAACTTCTCTATAAAGATGGAAAAATATCTGATAAAGAAAAGTTTAAAAAAGCGGTTATGAAACGAGAAGAAGAATTTTCGACAGGTATAGGTATGGGTATTGCAATTCCTCATGGGAAAGATAGCTCAGTTTTAGAACCTTGTGTTGCATTTGGAGTTTCAAAAAAGGGAATAGACTTTGATTCTATGGATGGAGAGCCTGCTTACATCTTCTTTCTAATTGCAGTTCCTGAAAATGCGGATGATACACATCTTCATGTATTAAGTTTTATATCACGAAAACTTATGCATGAAGATGTGAGAAAAAAATTATATAATGCAGAGTCTTTTGAAGAT